ATGGATCTCGTCGACCCGCGCGGGATCGGTGACCGCCACGGCGCGGGCCCGGAAGGTGTAGTCCCCGGACCGCAGGCTGACGGACGGGTTCTTCGCGAGGTTCTGGTACCAGTCGGTCTTGCCGTCGTGTCCCGCCTGCAGGAAGACCCTGGCGTCGGACACGACGAACCAGACGGGACGGGTGTGGGGCTTCCCCGTGTGCCGGCCGGTGGTGGTGAGCTCGATCGAGCCGCGGTCCTTGACGCGGGCGAGGGCCGCCGCGACCTCGGGCAGCGGCGGCTCGTCGGCCGTGACGAGCGCGGCCGAGGCGACGAGCACGACGGCCGGGAGCCAGCGGGTCACGCCGCGCGACCCTTCATGAAGGCCGCGGTGGCACGCGCCACCAGGCTGCGCGGGACGAACCCCATCGCCCGGGTGGCGAGGCTGTTCATGAGCCCGTTCACGAGCACCGTGTCGCGCCCCACGGCCCGGACCGCCTGGTCCGCCACCTCCTCGGCGCTCATCCAGAAGAACCCGGGGACTCCGCTGGCATCGATCTGCGCCTTTGCCTGGAACTCGGTCCGCGTGAAGCCGGGACACACGCAGAGCACCTGCACCCCCGTGCCGCGCAGCTCGGCTGCGATCGCCTCGCTGAAGCTCAGCACGAACGCCTTGGTGGCTCCGTAGGTGGCGCTGTAGGCCATCGGTCCGAAGGCGGCCATGGACGCGACGTTCATCACCGCGCCGCGCCGGCGCGCCACCATGGCGGGAAGGCAACGGCCGGTGAACTCGACGAGCGCCTCGACGTTCAGCCGGATCTCCTCGAGCTCGCGCTCGACCGGCAGCTGGTCGAAGCGGCCGCCGGTGCCGAAGCCCGCGTTGTTGACCAGCCACTCGACCGTGAGCCCTCGCCGGTCCACCTCCGCGAGAACCGCCTGGACGGCCCCGGGCCGGAGAAGATCCTGCGCGAGGACGTGCGCTTCGACCCCGTGTGCCGCACGCAGCGCCCGCGCCAGCGACTCCAGCCGATCGGCCCGACGGGCGACGAGGACGAGCGGCCGGCCGTCGCGTGCGAGCCGGCGGGCGAGCGCCTCGCCGATACCGCTCGACGCGCCGGTGACCAGGGCAACATCCTGTGCCATGTCGACGACCTCCGTCCGGAGCCGGCGGCCTCGTTAGCACGGGCTGCCAGCCATTGACAGCCCGCGCGCGAGGGGCCATCAAAACCGCTCGCATGGCCTTCCTCACGCCGGACGAGTTCGGCGCCGCGATCGGCGTCCTGGCCGAGCACCACGGGGTGGAGCGGCTGCGCGAGCGCCTCGCGCGCCTGAACGCCTTCACGTCACGGCGCGGGCTCAACAACGCCGCCGCCATCGCCGATCGGCTCTTCGCGCTCTCCGGCGGGCTGCGGCGTCAGGTGGCCGCCACCCTCGCCTTCACCTCGCTCTGGCAGGAGCTCGTGGGGGCGCGCCTCGGGGAGGCAGGGGAAAAGCGCCTCGAGGGGCTGGCCGACGAGGTGAACGCCTGCCTCGCCGCCGACGAGACGATCGTGGCGGGCAAGGAGGCGGACCTCGACCGGGCGCTCACCGCCTATCGGGACGCGCTCGCCGAGGCGGCAGGTCCGGTGGTGGCGCGGCTCGACATGCTCATGAAGGCGGTCCCCGCGGTGGCCGAGCGCCTGCGCGCGGCCACGGTGCCTCCCACCACCGTGCCGCCCCCCGAAGCCTGACGCGGGCTCAGCTGGACCGCCCGACGAAGCGCCGGAGGAGGCGCTCTTCCGCGATCCGCAGCGCGATCAGCATGGTCACCACGGTGATGGTGATCACCAGCGCGAGCAACGGATAGCCGGAGCCGACGAAGAGGCCGATACCGGCCGCAGTCCAGATCACGGCGGCCGACGTGAGCCCCATGATCGTCCCGCCGGCCTGGAGGATCGCGCCGCCGCCGATGAAGCCGACGCCGGTGATCACCTGACCGGCGACG
This region of Deltaproteobacteria bacterium genomic DNA includes:
- a CDS encoding MgtC/SapB family protein encodes the protein MLEGWETFAAQVGELLGVLFVAFFCGAALGLERELRKKPAGLKTIVLICMGSAIYAALARLMLADAGPGADPTRVAGQVITGVGFIGGGAILQAGGTIMGLTSAAVIWTAAGIGLFVGSGYPLLALVITITVVTMLIALRIAEERLLRRFVGRSS
- a CDS encoding nitroreductase family deazaflavin-dependent oxidoreductase, whose protein sequence is MTRWLPAVVLVASAALVTADEPPLPEVAAALARVKDRGSIELTTTGRHTGKPHTRPVWFVVSDARVFLQAGHDGKTDWYQNLAKNPSVSLRSGDYTFRARAVAVTDPARVDEIHRLFLRKYTTAWLLSFVGSSIGRGRPVEVTPWSVSEARP
- a CDS encoding SDR family oxidoreductase, with the translated sequence MAQDVALVTGASSGIGEALARRLARDGRPLVLVARRADRLESLARALRAAHGVEAHVLAQDLLRPGAVQAVLAEVDRRGLTVEWLVNNAGFGTGGRFDQLPVERELEEIRLNVEALVEFTGRCLPAMVARRRGAVMNVASMAAFGPMAYSATYGATKAFVLSFSEAIAAELRGTGVQVLCVCPGFTRTEFQAKAQIDASGVPGFFWMSAEEVADQAVRAVGRDTVLVNGLMNSLATRAMGFVPRSLVARATAAFMKGRAA